The DNA sequence GTCGGCCCCGGGCGGGCGCGGTCGGCCGGGGCGCACTGGTCAGGTGGGGGCGCTGTCCTCACCTCGGCGGGGCGGTCCTCGCCCGCGCCCAGGGCGGACCTCCCGCACCTCGTTAGACATCCCACGAGGTAGATGCCGCCCGCCCGCGCCCGGGGCTCGACCCAGACATTTTGCGGTGGCAGATCTGCCACCAATGCCGCCCGCCCGCGTGGGGCGTCCGGGGAGCATGACCTCCTTTACGTCGGTCATGCCGCCCGCGCTCGGGGCGGACCCTCCCCCACCAGCCGTGCTACGACTCCAGCAGGCGGGCATGGAGCGGCCCCGGTCGGCGACGGGGGACACCGGCCAGGGCCGTCGAACCCGCCCCGCCAGAGCTCTTTTGGAGTCTCCAGCGGGACGGGCGTTCAGCGGGGGCTGGGCAGGCGCCCCACGCGCGTGGCTCCTCCGCAGTCCTCGCACGTGACGACGACGGCGCCCTGATAGATCACCGCGTAGGTGTTGCTGCGGCGGCATTCACGGCACGGGGTCCGGCTGAACTGCTGCCCGGCCCGAGCGAATGCCTCGCTGACCTGTGAGGCCTGCATGGCTCAGGCGGCGCTGACGGCGGCCGCCTGAGCCAGCTCGTCGTCGGTGGCCATGAGCTCGTCGAACTCGCCGTCCTTGATGCCCTGGCAGAACTTGGTGAACTCGGCGCGGGTGAAGCCCAGGACGGGGCTGTCGGGGAACTTGTCGTCGCTGATCTCGATCATCCGCGTGCCGTCGGGGACGTGCGGGTGGGGGTGTTCCTTCGCGTCGGGGGCGGCGGCCACGATGACGCAGTCCTTGAGGATGGGGTCCAGGTCGGTCCGGCTGGCCTTGCGCCAGTCGCGTCCCGGCGCGTTGCTGTTCTCGTACGCCTTGACCGTCCGGCCGTTGGTGATGGTTCCCACGGGCGTGCCTCTCTGGTAGTCCTGCGGCTGGGGCCCGGCCCCGCACTCGACCTGTCCAGGCTTTGGGGGTGCGGGAGCCGGGGTCTTGCGACCCCTCCCGCTGCGGCTTGCGGTCCGCGGGCGGGAGGGGCGTTCATGGGGTGCGACCGTGACCCGGTGGTCGCCGCGGGGTGTGTCAGGCAGGCGTCCGCGCCGGCACCAGAGCGGGGACCGAAGTGGTCACGGCCGCCGCATACACGGCGAGGCCGACGCGGCCTTCATGGCGTCGGCGCGGTGAGCTGCTCGTAGTGGTCACAGAGGGCGTTCAGGGCGCGGGCCAGACGACGCGCGTGCCCGATGGGCCCGTTGTAGCGGGGGCTCGGCTCGGCCCGGAGCCTTATGCGGGCCTCCCCGAGACAGCCGAGGACGCAGTACCGGCGAATACTGTCCCTGCCCAGCTTGCGGGCCGCCGCCTCGAGTTCGGGGATGAGTAGCCGCAGGTGCCCGCGCAACACCTCCGTCAGCGTGTCCAGGTCGGCGCCGGAGGGCGGCTTGATGGCCGGCGCGCCT is a window from the Candidatus Eisenbacteria bacterium genome containing:
- a CDS encoding DUF397 domain-containing protein, which gives rise to MGTITNGRTVKAYENSNAPGRDWRKASRTDLDPILKDCVIVAAAPDAKEHPHPHVPDGTRMIEISDDKFPDSPVLGFTRAEFTKFCQGIKDGEFDELMATDDELAQAAAVSAA
- a CDS encoding DUF6415 family natural product biosynthesis protein, with the protein product MNAAVDNASTTAPVDLATMRESVDVLLDPEGAPAIKPPSGADLDTLTEVLRGHLRLLIPELEAAARKLGRDSIRRYCVLGCLGEARIRLRAEPSPRYNGPIGHARRLARALNALCDHYEQLTAPTP